The nucleotide sequence CCCCAACGAGATGGTGACGTTCTACGAGCCGGACGCGCTGGTGGCCGAGCTGGAGCGCGTGGGCTTCCGCCGCGCGCTCGTCGTGGACGGAGACGACTACTACGGCGAGAACTTCTACGTCTGCATGGAGAAGTGAGGAGGACACCCATGGTCGACCCACGATTCCAACGCAACCTCGGCGTGATGACCCCGGAGCTGCTGCACAAGCTCTCCCAGACCCACGTGCTCGTGGCGGGCGTGGGCGGCGCGGGAGGACAGTGCGCGGTGGACCTTGCGCGCCTGGGCTTCGGCTGCCTCACCCTGGCGGACTTCGATGTCTACGAGCGCCACAACATGAACCGCCAGGTGGGGTGCTTCGAGAGCACCCTCAACCAATCCAAGGTGGAGGTGGTGGGGCGCATGTGCCGGGATATTCGCCCGGACCTGCGCCTGCGTCGGGTGTCCGAGGGCATCACCGACGAGAACATCGAGGACGTGCTCGCTGGCGCCGAGGGCCTGCCCCCCGTGGACTACGTGGTGGAGGTCATCGACATCGCGGGCGCGCGCGCCAAGGAGTCCCTCCACCAGGCGTGCCGCCGCCGCAAGGTCCCCATCATGACGGGCCTCATGCTGGGCTTTGGCGCCGCGCTCCACGTCTTCCAGCCGGATGCGCCGCTGTACGAGGAGCTCTACATCCTGCCGGACGGCCGCATCGACCTGCCGAAGATCATCCCCCACCTGGGCAGCTACATGCTCCAGGAATACATGGACGCCTGCTACCAGGGCCGAGGCCACGCGCCCACGTGTGTCATTGGCGCCACCACCGCGGCCGGGCTGATGGTGAGTGAAATCATGCGTGGGGTGATGCTGGGCCCCTCGGAGATGGTGTCCTGGCCCGAGTACCTCTACGTGGACCTCTTCGATCACCGCTACGTGCGCGGCACCATCCCCGCCTCGCGTCCCGGGGCGACGCCGCGCACGGCCACGCGCTGAGCCGCCCAAGACAAAGCCCCCGTCTTCCCCGCGCCGCGCGAGGAAGCGGGGGCTGAAGAGGGCCGCGGCCCCGGCCCGCTCAGGCGACGATGCCGCGCGTGCGCGCCTCGCTGATGATGCGGTCGCCGTCCACGCCCAGGCGCTTGGCGATGAACGGCGCGGCCCCTTCCGCGTTCTTGTGCACCCGGATGAACTGGTCGTCGTACGTGCGCGTGACGATGAGCATCCCGGACACGATGACGCGTTGAAGGTTGTGCTGCAGTTCGCTCCCCTCGATGATGACGTGGATCTCCGAAAAGAACGGCCGCGCGTCCGACAGCATGTTGGACAGGCTTCGGCGCTGCTCGCTGTTGGGCACCGCCGCCTTCGAACCCGCGCTGGACACCAGAATCATCGGCTGCTGGAACTGCTGATATGCCTGCTGCATCTTCGAGAAGACCGACAGGACTTCATCCTGGTTCGGTGGCGAGTCCCACCGGAGGAAGAAGACCTTGTCGATGATGTCAGTCCTGTAAACCGGAGGTGCCATGGCGTCCCGTGACTCCTTGGTTGATGGGCCGGGCCCGTCCCGGTCCGTTGCGTCTCGTCGAGCAACCGCGGTGCTGACTCGGCGGGGCTAGCGGCATCCTGCGCTTGCCTCTGGGCGACGAAAGTAGCCCCGAGGGCTGACATTGCGCAGACAACACATGATGTGCCCTCGAGCGCCTGAAGTGTTGTCATGGCGCAGTCTGGCCCATTGCACTGTCTGACATTGGACGGTGTCCTGCGACCGCGGGGCGTCTGGATTTACCCGCGCCCCTCCGACATCCCCCGTCGCCTTCGCACCTGCCTGTCCAATCCCAGTCCCCAAACGCCGTGGGACTGAATTCAAGACAGGGATTGGAAAAAAGAAAACCCCGGGAACCGCGAGGGCTCCCGGGGTGGGGCGCTGCCTCCGCCCTCAAGGAGGGACGGAGGCCGCGTGCGGGGACTAGCCGCCGGTGATGGTGGTGGCGGGGGCCAGCAGGTTGGCGTTCACGTCCGCATCGGTGAAGAGGATCGGGCGCCACTGCTTCTTGGAGAAGAGCTGCGTCTGGTCCGCGAAGAACGGCGACTTCGGGTCGTCAGACTCGCTGTAGGTCAGCACGGCCTGAGCGGTCGGGCCGCTGTCGGTGAACTGCATGGCCATGACGAAGCTGCTGCCGTTGTTGATGATGTAGCCGTCCTTGGTCAGGCCGGTGCGGGCGCTGAGCACGGGGCCGCGGGCGGCGGTCGCGTCCAGGGTGGACTTGAGCGTGCCGTAGGAGACGACGTTGGTGACGCCGTCGCGCGACATGCCACCGTGCAGACCGATGCGCGTGCCGCTGCGCGCGGTGAACTGCACCGAGGAGAGCGTCGCGTCGAGCGCGATGCCCGCCGTGTTCAGCGTGTCCACGGCCTGCGCGAGCTTCACGAGGACCGGGTCGTCACCCTGGGCCGGGGCCGGGGTCAGCGTGTTCGGCGTGGTGATGGGGTTGGCCGGATCGAACGGGACGGCGAAGAACGTCCCGGCGCTCATCAGGTTCAGCTCGGGAACGGTGCCGCCCAGCTCGCGCCAGATGATGGCGCCCTTGGCGTCCGCGTCGAAGCGGCCGTTCCACGCACCCAGGATGGTGCAGGCGCGGCTGATGTCCACGTTCTTGTTGTTGTACGGGATGGTCGTCTTGCCCGTGCAGCGCTCGACCACGGAGGCGCGCAGCGCCTCGGCGGTGCTGCTGCGGTTGCTGAACACCGCCGTCTTCAGCTCATCCATCGTGAACTTCCCATCCTCACCCGAGGCGCCGGTCGCGCTCTTCTCGGTGAGGGTGATGAGGTTCATGTGCGTACGCGTGGTCTGCGGAACCTTCTCCAGGCCGTGCATGGGCGAGAAGCCCGTCAGCGGCTGGGCGGGGTTGGCCAGCCAGTAGCTGTCGTTGGCGTTGAAGACGAAGTCGCGGCGGGCGATCTGCGGCATCTTGCTGAAGGGCACCAGGCCCGGGCTGCGCGCGGTCGGGTCGTTCTGCCACTCGTTCTGGGCCGTGCTGCCGTCCAGGAGCACCACGCCCAGCGTGTCCCAGAAGGTCTTGGTGGCCGGGTCCACGCCCTTGGCGTAGTTCCACGTGGCCTGGGCCTCGGGCTTCAGGTTCGGGGTGGGGGAGGCATCGGTGTACCAGGTGTTGCCATCCTTGTCCGCCGCCATGGTGTTCACCCAGGGGATGCCCTGCGCCTTCGCGTAGGCCGCCTGGAACTCCGCCATGCTCTTCGCCTTGTTCATCGAGTGGAA is from Myxococcaceae bacterium JPH2 and encodes:
- a CDS encoding penicillin acylase family protein — translated: MHDRTSLSLPRGAARFFRASRWQLPLFASLALVTAAGCGDDDKDPPVTPPPSAPKYEATIRRTSHGIPHITAKDMGSLGFGQAYAFAQDHVCTLADQIVKVRSERARYNGPGAGNANVGSDLAYLSLDIYNKARVAFDTQPDEIKDLLRGYVAGYNKYVAETPADQLPAPCTKAAWVKPITEVDLLAYDLNITLTGGVNQLVLAIAAATPPATTGAQRLVEPSMEQLKELRKADFGSNGWAIGAERSSTGRGMVMANPHFPWEGELKLWESQLTVPGEMNIYGVGLLGVPAVLIGFNDNIGWTHTFSSGARMTVYGLTLVPGKPTSYYYKKEDGTTEERAMTARTFSVLVKLPEGSLTTITRTLYSSHYGPIMAIPGTADWTTKSVLSVRDANIDNATFLDQFHSMNKAKSMAEFQAAYAKAQGIPWVNTMAADKDGNTWYTDASPTPNLKPEAQATWNYAKGVDPATKTFWDTLGVVLLDGSTAQNEWQNDPTARSPGLVPFSKMPQIARRDFVFNANDSYWLANPAQPLTGFSPMHGLEKVPQTTRTHMNLITLTEKSATGASGEDGKFTMDELKTAVFSNRSSTAEALRASVVERCTGKTTIPYNNKNVDISRACTILGAWNGRFDADAKGAIIWRELGGTVPELNLMSAGTFFAVPFDPANPITTPNTLTPAPAQGDDPVLVKLAQAVDTLNTAGIALDATLSSVQFTARSGTRIGLHGGMSRDGVTNVVSYGTLKSTLDATAARGPVLSARTGLTKDGYIINNGSSFVMAMQFTDSGPTAQAVLTYSESDDPKSPFFADQTQLFSKKQWRPILFTDADVNANLLAPATTITGG
- a CDS encoding DofA protein, with protein sequence MAPPVYRTDIIDKVFFLRWDSPPNQDEVLSVFSKMQQAYQQFQQPMILVSSAGSKAAVPNSEQRRSLSNMLSDARPFFSEIHVIIEGSELQHNLQRVIVSGMLIVTRTYDDQFIRVHKNAEGAAPFIAKRLGVDGDRIISEARTRGIVA
- a CDS encoding ThiF family adenylyltransferase; translated protein: MVDPRFQRNLGVMTPELLHKLSQTHVLVAGVGGAGGQCAVDLARLGFGCLTLADFDVYERHNMNRQVGCFESTLNQSKVEVVGRMCRDIRPDLRLRRVSEGITDENIEDVLAGAEGLPPVDYVVEVIDIAGARAKESLHQACRRRKVPIMTGLMLGFGAALHVFQPDAPLYEELYILPDGRIDLPKIIPHLGSYMLQEYMDACYQGRGHAPTCVIGATTAAGLMVSEIMRGVMLGPSEMVSWPEYLYVDLFDHRYVRGTIPASRPGATPRTATR